In one Leishmania braziliensis MHOM/BR/75/M2904 complete genome, chromosome 32 genomic region, the following are encoded:
- a CDS encoding putative cyclin 9, with the protein MSSNPLSPLYSSPASTGFAAPYLPSFTSRYFRLSQSAFVISDYLVRKFRLTESVLLTSLCYWHEFVAVHGLRKANEIVLATTCVFLAAKVEHAHIRLARLVEAAFDLDANTTPPAELEQWCRAVLDVELVLCDTIRFDFVRIFPLADTLRSVQTLTETGQLPYAAQQEIGTAVRRVFLFSFVTPLCVKVSMQQLCTTILYMIVTAGHKELVPAFQSTWSASGAEFPDEAELEGITAVLMDVFAYLHKKFGVPALDDVNEARYKRRRSQHGNDAGVISSVFSSASADFTPLMKMSEQ; encoded by the coding sequence TTACCTGCCCTCCTTCACCAGCCGCTACTTCCGCCTTTCGCAGTCCGCCTTCGTCATCTCGGACTACCTTGTGCGTAAGTTCCGCCTCACCGAGAGTGTTCTGCTGACGTCGCTGTGCTACTGGCACGAGTTTGTTGCCGTGCACGGGCTGCGGAAAGCCAACGAGATCGTGCTGGCCACCACGTGCGTCTTCCTCGCTGCCAAGGTGGAGCACGCTCACATACGGCTGGCGCGCCTGGTGGAGGCTGCATTTGACCTCGATGCGAACACAACTCCTCCAGCAGAGCTGGAACAGTGGTGCCGTGCCGTGCTGGATGTGGAGCTGGTGCTGTGCGATACCATCCGCTTTGACTTTGTGCGCATCTTCCCCCTTGCTGACACTCTGCGGTCGGTGCAGACCCTGACTGAGACGGGTCAGCTGCCGTATGCTGCGCAGCAGGAGATCGGCACGGCGGTGCGACGCGtatttctcttctcctttgtcACACCGCTGTGCGTCAAGGTGTCGATGCAGCAACTGTGCACGACAATCCTCTACATGATCGTGACGGCAGGGCACAAGGAGCTGGTGCCTGCCTTTCAGTCAACCTGGAGCGCTTCAGGGGCGGAGTTTCCCGAtgaggcggagctggagggcATTACGGCGGTGCTCATGGACGTCTTCGCGTACCTACACAAGAAGTTTGGCGTGCCGGCGCTCGACGATGTCAACGAGGCGCGATACAAGCGCCGTAGATCGCAACATGGTAATGACGCTGGTGTCATCAGCTCcgtcttcagcagcgccagcgccgacTTTACTCCGCTGATGAAGATGTCGGAGCAGTGA